DNA sequence from the Vicia villosa cultivar HV-30 ecotype Madison, WI linkage group LG3, Vvil1.0, whole genome shotgun sequence genome:
aatacataaaaaaattaaaagatgggAGAAAATGTTCTTACAAGACCCTTATTTATGGTGCATCATCATACTAAATGTTATAAATATGTGGGGCCCTATCATTAACACTATATTTTGTCACCATATTAAATTTAAGTTTCATTCAATTTTGTTGTAGAAGATTTGAAAAAGGACACATAAAAAAGGGATCTAAGTTAAGTTTGATGATAACAATCAATGTTTAAGGAATCAATGAAAACTGCAACTTGcattagaagaaaaataaaatgggaTTACAAAGTCGTGTAGGGCGGTGGCTatgtttttttaaagtaaaaatgcATGTAATAGTTTCAGTGTGTATTTACTTTATACTGTATCTGGACATGTTGTTATTGAATGCTAGTTTTATTTATCTTATGTTATTTCATGTAGTAGTGTCAGATTTACGGTACTTGATGTAACGATAAAAGTATGTTTAATAttcaaaatgaataattttttaaactcAATCATGATTGAGTAACATACTCGAGTTGTAAATCTTATCAATTATAGGATGGCTTAAATGGATGAAGATAGATATCAGTGTTATGCTTCTTgaatcaaatgatccatatggACAAATAAATTTAGATTCAGTCAAATTTTGACATTTTATGGCTATTTttgtctttaaatttttttactcaTATTCTAGTTTAAGCATCTACTTTAGATGAATAAAAATGTGAATTAGAATCCCTTTTATAGACCACCTCTATATTTCTATAAGATttaagtttcaaattcaaattttgaagatTGTATAACaaacattgtttttcaaaatttaaattaaaaaaaatcaattttttaactaaaaaaaatcatttaaacttGAAATAGGATCTTCTTCTTGTACAATCTATTCCAATTAAATTTttcaaacatgaaaattaaaTTTTCCAAATAAATCAATAGCTGAACATTCGATagcaaattattatttataaaattatacttTATATATTCCACCTATTGTATATTAACTGCGTATGCATTCACTAATCTAACTATTAGTATAACTTACTAAAAGAGGATTCAAACTGAAAATACTGAAAACTATGAGTGCTATACTCCATTTCTCATATAATACCTCAAAACCTCCTGAATAGAAACGTGCTAATTATATGTTTGTTATTGTGTTGGTTATATTTAACGTGCATCTGCAGTGGCgttttagatttaaaaatatGCTATCCAAGAAATAGCTGCATATAAAAGCGTCCCCAAAACTAAATCCACGTCAAATGTAAAGCCACACAAAACATGTACTTTTTCTGCTTGAGCATAGATTTAATTAATCTTGTACTATTTTTCTTGTTTTACTTTTCTTGCACTCTTTTTTTCTTAGTAAAAATATAAACCAAATGAAAGCATAACAtcatttttgtaactaaaaaatgaaaaaaaaatatcaattcaaATTTTTCCTTAATTCTAAATTCAAGATGCTCAAGATATTGATTTTATGGGCATATTAGTTTCACCTTGCTTAGTATATACactttactatttaatttttatatcaaattatttatttagtttatttagctttttttaaaataatgaaaaatagatCTATTTTCCATACAACAAACCAAAAGATTGGGTAATAAATTAAGACATTTTATATGGAAAAAATGTGAGTGTATTATGCATCCCACATTACCTTACATTTTTGTTTATATCAATGAACATTAGTTTCATGAGTCATGATGATTTGATGCTTCAAAATTATTGTATACATTACATAATTAAGGAGACTGAAGAGGATATATtatctaataaatatttttttaaagaattcatTCTCTCTTAAGAattgattgatttatttaaaaaaataggtgAGTGAAATGCTAAGACACTAATAGTACTAATGATATATTATTTGAACACTTTTTAGTTTGATTAAGCATCATTTGTATCTAAGTTTGGATACTTCAATAAGTATTTCTGATCAAAACATGTAATAAAttatggaaaattttaatgatgattattattgttatcaatatgtcaatttttattattcataattcaCGTACTATACATAAAGAGAGACAATACTATAATTATGACACACAtttaaggataaagaaacttgAAGAGAGCATATATTCTctttttatatttgtcataaatCATAGAAGTCTCATTTACCATTGCACTAATATCCTCCGCCTCCTACTTCGCTTCCACCACCTCCGCCACTTGTATTGACGTTTTCTCCACTTCTTCCATTACTGTAATCTCTGCTTCCAACACTTTCTCCATCTCCTACTCCAGTTCCATCTCCATAATCTCCTCCGCTACCACTTTTTCCACCACCATGATCTATTCGATCATTAACACTTCCACCTTTCCCTATACCACCTATACTATCTCTTCCTTGAACGCCACCGTCGCCAATTTCACCAAATATGCTATCACCATATTCTCCGCCTATGTTTTCCTTGCAATTTTCATCATGAAGTGGAACCAAAATCATCTTCCTTCCCCTTGAATTTGAAAAGGTTTACACAATTGACTTAATTAACAAAAATTCACATTATTTATCAATCCCATTGatataaaacattttaatttttttacctttttcaCGATTGTACCATCCCTTAAGGTCTTCATTGACGTTTTTCTTTGGACCTTCATCAACAAGGTACATAATTAAGTTATTGTAACAACAAAGTTTAATCATACACGTAATATATTCATTTGGAGAGTGGTTATAAAAATTTATCATATGAATGTTTTTTCTAAAATCTTTTATCAGTGTCATTCGCACATTTAATTCACAAAAATCATAAACAAAGTtgataaacaaataaaatgatgTTGATTCCAAGGTACATACTTGGTGGATCAGGATCTGGTTCATCAGCCACAACTACAGAAATGAGAACCACGCCAGACAGTagtatgagaaaaataaaagatttgaaatCCATCATTGTAAGTAAGTAAACAGAAAACACGacaatacataaaaaaattaaaagataggAGAAAATGTTCTTACAAGACCCTTATTTATGGTGAATCATCATACTAAATGTTATAAATATGTGGGGCCCTATCATTAACACTATATTTTGTCACCATATTAAATTTAAGTTTCATTCAATTTTGTTGTAgaagatatgaaaaaggacaCATAAAAAAGGGATCTAAGTTaagtttgatgataacaattaatgTTTAAGGAATCAATGAAAACTGTAACTTGcattagaagaaaaataaaatgggaTTACAAAGTCGTGTAGGGCGGTGGCTatgtttttttaaagtaaaaatgcATGTAATAGTTTCAGTGTGTATTTACTTTATACTGTATCTGGACATGTTGTTATTGAATGCTAGTTTTATTTATCTTATGTTATTTCATGTAGTAGTGTCAGATTTACGCTACTTGATGTAACGATACAAGTATGTTTAATAttcaaaatgaataattttttaaactcAATCATGATTGAGTAACATACTAGAGTTGCAAATCTTATCAATTAAAGGATGATTTAAATGGATGAAGATAGATATCAGTATTATGCTTCTTgaatcaaatgatccatatggacaaataaatttagatttagtcaaattttgacattttatggctatttttgtctttaaatttttttactcaTATTCTAGTTTAAGCATCTACTTTAGATGAATAAAAATGTGAATTAGAATCCCTTTTATAGACCACCTCTATATTTCTATAAGATttaagtttcaaattcaaattttgaagatTGTATAACaaacattgtttttcaaaatttaaattaaaaaaaaatcaattttttaactaaaaaaaatcatttaaacttGAAATAGGATCTTCTTCTTGTACAATCTATTCCAATTCAATTTttcaaacatgaaaattaaaTTTTCCAAATAAATCAATAGCTGAACATTCGATagcaaattattatttataaaattatacttTATATATTCCACCTATTGTATATTAACTGCGTATGCATTCACTAATCTAACTATTAGTATAACTTACTAAAAGAGGATTCAAACTGAAAATACTGAAAACTATGAGTGCTATACTCCATTTCTCATATAATACCTCAAAACCTCCTGTATAGAAATGTGCTAATTATATGTTTTCTATGGTGTTGGTTATATTTAACGTGCATCTGCAGTGGcattttagatttaaaaatatGCTATCCAAGAAATAGCTGCATATAATATTGTCCCCAAAACTAAATCCACGTCAAATGTAAAGCCACACAAAACATGTACTTTTTCTGCTTGAGCATAGATTTAATTAATCTTGTACTATTTTTCTTGTTTTACTTTTCTTGCACTCTTTTTTTCTtagtaaaaatataaacaaaataaaagcataacatcatttttgtaactaaaaaatgaaaaaaaatatcaaatcaaatttttccTTAATTCTAAATTCAATATGCTCAAGATATTAATTTTATGGGCATATTAGTTTCACCTTGCTTAGTATATACactttactatttaatttttatatcaaattatttattgagtttatttagctttttttaaaataatgaaaaatagatCTATTTTCCATACAACAAACCAAAAGATTGGGTAAAAAATTAAGACATTTTATATGGAAAAAATGTGAGTGTATTATGCATCCCACATTACCTTACATTTTTGTTTATATCAATGAACATTAGTTTCATGAGTCATGATGATTTGATGCTTCAAAATTATTGTATACATTACATAATTAAGGAGACTGAA
Encoded proteins:
- the LOC131659605 gene encoding glycine-rich protein DOT1-like, which gives rise to MDFKSFIFLILLSGVVLISVVVADEPDPDPPSPKKNVNEDLKGWGRKMILVPLHDENCKENIGGEYGDSIFGEIGDGGVQGRDSIGGIGKGGSVNDRIDHGGGKSGSGGDYGDGTGVGDGESVGSRDYSNGRSGENVNTSGGGGGSEVGGGGY